The sequence GTTTATTGTTAAGAAACTGGCTGAATTTGCCCAAACTTCACCAAAAAATGTCAGCTATGCAGGTTTAAAAGATAGGCATGGTGTTTGTAGTCAATGGTTCAGTGTACCGGTACCAATTAAAAAAGATATCGACTTTTCTAAGCTAAATAGCGAAAGCTTATTTGTATTAACCCAAAAAAGGCATAGCCGGAAATTGAAAACGGGTTGTCATAAAGGTAATAAATTTACAATTAGGCTGAGAAACGTCACAGATCCACTTGATGTTTTATGTCGGATCAATGCGGTTAGAAGCGGTGTACCTAATTATTTTGGCCCGCAAAGGTTTGGACATGGTGGACATAACTTAGATATGGCAAAACGTATGTTTGCTGGTGAAAGGATCAGGGATCGAAAATTAAGAGGTTTGATTATTTCAGCAGCACGTTCATTTGTTTTTAATCAAATTGTTGACTTAAGAGTAACTGCACACGGATTAGCAAAAACATTGCCACAAGAAGTTTTTATGCTCAGTGGTAGTAATGCATTTTTCAAAGAAGATATTAATACGCAAACAATAGACCGTTTAGCGAGTGGTGATATTTGTTTATCTGCGCCTTTAATTGGCATGGGTGATAAAGGTTTAACAGATCTCGAGTTGATCTGGCTTGAAGATTATAAAGAATGGCGAGAAGGTTTAATTGAGCTAGGCTTAAAAACAGAAAGAAGAACGCTAAAATTGATTCCAAAAGGCCTGACTGTTACACAAGAAAATGAAACTGATTTAGTATTAGAGTTTGAGCTTAATAAAGGATGTTTTGCAACTTCAGTATTACGTGAATTAGCCAATTGTACGGATACATCTTTAAGAAGAAATATTGAAAAGGATGAGCAATGAAAATTTTATTAAGTAATGATGATGGTGTACATGCAAAAGGTATTCTTGCTTTATATCAGGCATTATCAAAAATTGCAGATGTAAGTGTTGTCGCGCCAGATCGCAACTGTAGTGGTGCCAGTAACTCATTAACCTTAATGAACCCACTGAGAGCAACAACCTTAGATAACGGTTTTATTTCCGTTAATGGCACTCCAACAGACTGTGTTCACTTAGCATTAAATGAGCTATTAGATCATACACCAGACCTAGTTGTTGCAGGCATTAATAATGGTGCAAACTTAGGTGATGATACTTTATATTCAGGCACAGTTGCTGCTGCAACTGAAGGCCGGTATATGGGATTACCTGCAATTGCGGTGTCTTTGTGTTCTAAAAAAGAAGATAACTATGAAACTGCTGCGTCTGT is a genomic window of Pseudoalteromonas sp. '520P1 No. 423' containing:
- the surE gene encoding 5'/3'-nucleotidase SurE, which encodes MKILLSNDDGVHAKGILALYQALSKIADVSVVAPDRNCSGASNSLTLMNPLRATTLDNGFISVNGTPTDCVHLALNELLDHTPDLVVAGINNGANLGDDTLYSGTVAAATEGRYMGLPAIAVSLCSKKEDNYETAASVTVDLISELASHPLPSDQIININVPDIPLSELKGLKVTRLGSRHKAETMSKQKDPWGRDIYWYGTLGGELDAGEGTDFFAVNQGFASITPLNVDMTAKSSLQVMQGWIDKMELKGVEHK
- the truD gene encoding tRNA pseudouridine(13) synthase TruD, translating into MSELNFCDLNYLYGKPLAQADFKQQAEDFIVDEVLGFELSGEGEHVCLQVVKKGENTQFIVKKLAEFAQTSPKNVSYAGLKDRHGVCSQWFSVPVPIKKDIDFSKLNSESLFVLTQKRHSRKLKTGCHKGNKFTIRLRNVTDPLDVLCRINAVRSGVPNYFGPQRFGHGGHNLDMAKRMFAGERIRDRKLRGLIISAARSFVFNQIVDLRVTAHGLAKTLPQEVFMLSGSNAFFKEDINTQTIDRLASGDICLSAPLIGMGDKGLTDLELIWLEDYKEWREGLIELGLKTERRTLKLIPKGLTVTQENETDLVLEFELNKGCFATSVLRELANCTDTSLRRNIEKDEQ